The following proteins are encoded in a genomic region of Oryctolagus cuniculus chromosome 13, mOryCun1.1, whole genome shotgun sequence:
- the LOC138844991 gene encoding uncharacterized protein isoform X2 encodes MSIESPVVRHFSCARTLVCSSLRWALSDVLLGSGEIKIRKEILTQSLVVEFALPRGSGLSCMSSPPVRQPCLSFSDSGIYKPLLHHMLEKKGRLGLLQLVSTVQAVFKPGVDAPYQHTVWAWPDPEGGADCCYHLGDAAPAYAGAYPAGESYPLGWGPGRFAGRPYRRAQVVECESPQPRRAPPPSPDSEGDLPARLGRLGGGPGLGPQGRPPHPGPPEARDRTKPPSASCLGGGTPAGQEPVGPPRPRGRPAHAVGSQQTLARDHALRALLRSAQHRQRRRRSRTGRRPQMRTRPLAVESTQLEAEEADPSSSGQLCTSGHRVEAQSL; translated from the exons ATGTCCATTGAATCACCTGTTGTCAGGCACTTTAGCTGTGCTAGAACTCTTGTTTGCTCATCTCTAAGATGGGCATTGTCAGATGTCTTGTTGGGAAGTGGAGAAATAAAGATAAGGAAGGAAATCCTTACACAGAGCCTGGTAGTGGAGTTTGCCCTCCCTAGAGGCAGTGGCCTGAGCTGCATGTCCAGCCCTCCAGTGAGGCAGCCGTGTCTGTCTTTCTCAGATAGTGGAATATACAAAcccctgctacaccacatgctGGAAAAGAAAGGCCGGCTTGGATTGCTGCAACTTGTATCAACGGTTCAAGCTGTGTTCAA GCCTGGCGTGGACGCCCCGTACCAGCACACCGTTTGGGCCTGGCCCGACCCAGAGGGCGGTGCGGACTGCTGCTACCACCTCGGGGACGCCGCGCCGGCCTACGCGGGTGCATACCCCGCTGGCGAGTCCTACCCGCTCGGCTGGGGCCCCGGCCGCTTCGCGGGCCGCCCCTACCGCCGGGCGCAGGTGGTGGAATGTGAGTCCCCCCAACCCCGCCGCGCGCCCCCCCCTTCCCCCGATTCCGAGGGAGACCTCCCGGCCAGGCTGGGACGGCTCGGGggcgggccggggctggggccccaAGGGCGGCCTCCTCACCCGGGTCCCCCTGAGGCCCGGGACCGCACCAAGCCGCCAAGTGCTTCTTGCCTGGGAGGAGGCACCCCTGCAGGCCAGGAGCCGGTGGGTCCCCCGCGGCCCCGGGGACGCCCGGCACACGCGGTCGGGTCCCAGCAGACTCTGGCGCGTGACCACGCCCTGCGGGCGCTCCTTCGCAGTGCCCAACACCGACAGAGGAGGAGGCGGAGCAGGACCGGGCGGCGCCCGCAGATGCGCACGAGGCCCCTTGCGG TGGAGAGCACACAGCTGGAGGCGGAGGAGGCTGACCCCTCCAGCAGTGGCCAGTTGTGCACATCAGGACACCGGGTCGAAGCCCAGTCTTTGTAA
- the LOC138844991 gene encoding uncharacterized protein isoform X1, whose amino-acid sequence MSIESPVVRHFSCARTLVCSSLRWALSDVLLGSGEIKIRKEILTQSLVVEFALPRGSGLSCMSSPPVRQPCLSFSDSGIYKPLLHHMLEKKGRLGLLQLVSTVQAVFKPGVDAPYQHTVWAWPDPEGGADCCYHLGDAAPAYAGAYPAGESYPLGWGPGRFAGRPYRRAQVVECESPQPRRAPPPSPDSEGDLPARLGRLGGGPGLGPQGRPPHPGPPEARDRTKPPSASCLGGGTPAGQEPVGPPRPRGRPAHAVGSQQTLARDHALRALLRSAQHRQRRRRSRTGRRPQMRTRPLAGLNIWMCATHLTVCTSVGLPWSLIFMLPSASLSIDSVVRHFV is encoded by the exons ATGTCCATTGAATCACCTGTTGTCAGGCACTTTAGCTGTGCTAGAACTCTTGTTTGCTCATCTCTAAGATGGGCATTGTCAGATGTCTTGTTGGGAAGTGGAGAAATAAAGATAAGGAAGGAAATCCTTACACAGAGCCTGGTAGTGGAGTTTGCCCTCCCTAGAGGCAGTGGCCTGAGCTGCATGTCCAGCCCTCCAGTGAGGCAGCCGTGTCTGTCTTTCTCAGATAGTGGAATATACAAAcccctgctacaccacatgctGGAAAAGAAAGGCCGGCTTGGATTGCTGCAACTTGTATCAACGGTTCAAGCTGTGTTCAA GCCTGGCGTGGACGCCCCGTACCAGCACACCGTTTGGGCCTGGCCCGACCCAGAGGGCGGTGCGGACTGCTGCTACCACCTCGGGGACGCCGCGCCGGCCTACGCGGGTGCATACCCCGCTGGCGAGTCCTACCCGCTCGGCTGGGGCCCCGGCCGCTTCGCGGGCCGCCCCTACCGCCGGGCGCAGGTGGTGGAATGTGAGTCCCCCCAACCCCGCCGCGCGCCCCCCCCTTCCCCCGATTCCGAGGGAGACCTCCCGGCCAGGCTGGGACGGCTCGGGggcgggccggggctggggccccaAGGGCGGCCTCCTCACCCGGGTCCCCCTGAGGCCCGGGACCGCACCAAGCCGCCAAGTGCTTCTTGCCTGGGAGGAGGCACCCCTGCAGGCCAGGAGCCGGTGGGTCCCCCGCGGCCCCGGGGACGCCCGGCACACGCGGTCGGGTCCCAGCAGACTCTGGCGCGTGACCACGCCCTGCGGGCGCTCCTTCGCAGTGCCCAACACCGACAGAGGAGGAGGCGGAGCAGGACCGGGCGGCGCCCGCAGATGCGCACGAGGCCCCTTGCGG GATTGAACATTTGGATGTGTGCTACCCATCTGACTGTATGCACCTCGGTTGGCCTGCCTTGGTCACTCATCTTTATGCTGCCTTCGGCTTCCCTTTCCATCGATTCTGTTGTCCGGCACTTTGTTTAA